In Thermospira aquatica, the following proteins share a genomic window:
- a CDS encoding ABC transporter ATP-binding protein — protein MPLIEIKEVTKDYPLGKTTVHALRGVSLTVEKGEFFSIVGPSGSGKTTLLNLIGCIDKPTSGDVIIDGQDVSSLNDKELTNMRLHKVGFIFQTFNLIPVLNVRENVEFPLLLMKDKSGLSRQEIKERVEKLIENVGLKDFITHKPAELSGGQRQRVAIARALVTNPAIVLADEPTANLDSETGEIILSIMRHLNETQQTTFIFSTHNPDVLKYAKRIVRLKDGKIIGEE, from the coding sequence ATGCCGCTCATAGAGATTAAAGAAGTGACAAAAGATTATCCCCTGGGCAAAACCACTGTCCATGCTCTGCGAGGAGTATCCCTTACCGTAGAAAAGGGAGAGTTTTTCTCTATCGTAGGACCATCAGGAAGCGGTAAAACAACTCTTCTCAACCTCATAGGATGTATCGACAAACCCACCTCAGGGGATGTTATTATTGACGGACAGGATGTCTCGTCTTTAAACGACAAAGAACTCACCAATATGAGACTTCACAAAGTGGGATTTATCTTTCAGACGTTCAATCTTATCCCGGTGCTTAATGTGAGAGAGAATGTGGAGTTTCCCCTTCTCCTTATGAAAGATAAATCTGGTCTTTCCAGACAGGAGATCAAGGAACGAGTGGAAAAACTTATTGAGAATGTGGGACTGAAGGATTTTATCACCCATAAGCCTGCCGAATTATCCGGCGGACAGAGACAGCGTGTCGCTATCGCAAGGGCTCTGGTAACCAACCCTGCCATTGTTCTGGCTGATGAACCGACCGCCAATCTTGACTCAGAGACAGGAGAAATCATCCTCTCCATCATGCGCCATCTCAATGAAACCCAGCAAACCACTTTTATCTTTTCTACCCATAACCCCGACGTTCTCAAATACGCGAAAAGAATTGTGAGACTCAAAGACGGAAAGATCATAGGTGAGGAGTAA